In Streptomyces sp. DG2A-72, one genomic interval encodes:
- a CDS encoding glycosyltransferase family 2 protein, with product MLISIVAPCYNEEDVIGRFHDAVQKIAEELLPLGHDMEFVYVDDGSRDRTLEELQRLAELDARVRYVSFSRNFGKEAALLAGLRHASGDSVIVMDADLQHPPELIHRMVELHAQGYDQVIAKRTRTGDRITRTVTARLYYRLINRLVDVELVDGVGDFRLLSRRVVDAIVDLTEYNRFSKGLFAWVGFPSTTFEYENATRAHGSSSWNFRSLLNYGLDGLLSFNNRPLRAALYLGMALLLCTGLYTAWIVGAALINGVETPGYVTIITAVTAAAAMQMIMLGIIGEYTGRIYYEVKGRPHFLVKATNVDRAQDPARCGGNPTKDLIP from the coding sequence ATGCTGATCTCGATCGTCGCACCCTGTTACAACGAAGAAGACGTCATAGGCCGGTTCCACGACGCGGTCCAGAAGATCGCGGAGGAACTCCTGCCGCTCGGCCACGACATGGAGTTCGTCTACGTCGACGACGGCAGCCGCGACAGGACTCTTGAGGAGTTGCAGCGGCTGGCCGAACTCGACGCGCGCGTACGCTATGTCTCCTTCAGCCGGAACTTCGGCAAGGAGGCAGCCCTGCTCGCCGGTCTGCGCCACGCCTCGGGAGACTCCGTGATCGTCATGGACGCGGACCTCCAGCACCCGCCGGAGCTGATCCACCGCATGGTGGAACTGCACGCACAGGGCTACGACCAGGTCATCGCCAAGCGGACCAGGACCGGCGACCGCATCACCCGCACGGTCACCGCCCGCCTCTACTACCGCCTCATCAACCGGCTCGTCGACGTCGAACTCGTCGACGGCGTGGGCGACTTCCGTCTGCTCTCCCGGCGTGTGGTGGACGCGATCGTGGACCTCACCGAGTACAACCGCTTCTCCAAGGGCCTGTTCGCCTGGGTGGGCTTCCCCAGCACCACCTTCGAGTACGAGAACGCCACCCGCGCCCACGGCAGCAGCTCCTGGAACTTCCGCAGCCTGCTCAACTACGGCCTCGACGGCCTGCTCTCCTTCAACAACCGCCCGCTGCGCGCCGCCCTCTACCTCGGCATGGCACTGCTCCTGTGCACGGGCCTCTACACGGCGTGGATCGTGGGCGCCGCGCTCATCAACGGAGTCGAGACCCCGGGCTATGTCACGATTATCACGGCCGTCACCGCTGCGGCGGCCATGCAAATGATCATGCTGGGGATCATCGGCGAATACACCGGGCGGATCTACTACGAGGTCAAGGGGCGCCCGCACTTCCTGGTGAAAGCGACGAACGTGGACCGAGCCCAGGACCCGGCACGGTGCGGCGGTAACCCGACCAAGGATCTCATTCCCTGA
- a CDS encoding YfhO family protein, which yields MPRRPAGPAGPAALLAAALTIAVLCAGDIIARSYPFGFRTRNVNDLGNQYVPFHAHLWDLLHGRADGGLFVNWQSGYGSSFLPDLGTYVSSPFALLVGVFPRDEIDLAVYVITLLKVASAGAAMAWLLLRMRPGRWWAAGLLGASYALCGWTLATSIYNTMWLDGLLALPLLCLVGEWALNDRRRALGVVIVALAWIANFYTAYMATLAAGLVVLLRLWLADLDRRQRLAAAGRAVLTMALGVGLAAPLVVVVYFGTKHAYPGVVRTFVPSPTEDMVARLLPTTYSFGTPAIYVGTTALLLALALPFHRKVPRRVRYGWTLLAVAVALSFQWGPTHLLWHAFSTPNGSSYRQTFVLCGMLVIAAWHALAYGPPGRRALAAAGGLLALIIAVASRSALTDRSFVLPLTLLAAAGALCGLVLLARHDSGRKTVLAGLAVTLLIGTQVGEATATSAVATRLRFGHLDDYAPWGPRQQQQADAIAEADGWPKYRTDPGREQTVGNDPLMVGGQGAQYYSSLTSDVLSRTLIALGDGYTSRGRNIQSLDNAVTDAIFSVGARVHSPPDPHQGWFPQDGTKVTVSREDVPPLVTVRPTAGANVSAFGPSPYRNQELLLGARVYTVPPITVRTPAGKPPPRSSDSRSGLRVNGPGRSTITATCQAGSEAYLWAPHFSGTASITGAQTPGRFRSDPGTKIAAIEPLGTVPASGRLRIELSPNRPGVVPEGAVGCLDTGRLRAAVDQLKATGATKVSVSDGTIRAELPPGSKGTAVVAAPRIAGWRCAAGDADAVPAKQYYGLIAVPLDGSSTSLTCTFHTPGLRLGGAVGAASLLTLIALSVLAAVRRRRAHHHPSA from the coding sequence CTGCCCCGCCGCCCCGCCGGCCCGGCAGGCCCCGCCGCGCTGCTGGCGGCGGCCCTCACCATCGCCGTCCTGTGCGCCGGCGACATCATCGCCCGCAGCTACCCCTTCGGCTTCCGCACCCGCAACGTCAACGACCTCGGCAACCAGTACGTACCCTTCCACGCCCACCTGTGGGACCTGCTGCACGGGCGGGCCGACGGCGGCCTCTTCGTCAACTGGCAGTCCGGGTACGGCTCCAGCTTCCTGCCCGACCTCGGTACGTACGTCAGCAGCCCGTTCGCCCTGCTCGTGGGGGTGTTCCCGCGGGACGAGATCGACCTCGCGGTGTATGTGATCACCCTGCTGAAGGTGGCCTCGGCGGGGGCCGCGATGGCCTGGCTGCTGCTCAGGATGCGCCCCGGCCGCTGGTGGGCCGCGGGGCTGCTGGGAGCGTCGTACGCCCTGTGCGGCTGGACGCTGGCGACGTCCATCTACAACACGATGTGGCTCGACGGCCTTCTCGCCCTGCCGCTGCTGTGCCTGGTCGGCGAGTGGGCGCTGAACGACCGGCGCCGGGCGCTCGGCGTGGTCATCGTGGCGCTCGCCTGGATCGCCAACTTCTACACGGCGTACATGGCCACGCTCGCCGCCGGTCTGGTGGTGCTGCTGCGGCTGTGGCTCGCGGACCTCGACCGGCGGCAGCGGCTCGCGGCGGCGGGCCGCGCCGTCCTGACCATGGCGCTCGGCGTGGGACTGGCCGCGCCGCTCGTGGTCGTCGTCTACTTCGGCACCAAGCACGCCTACCCCGGTGTGGTCCGGACGTTCGTCCCCTCACCGACGGAAGACATGGTGGCCCGGCTGCTGCCGACGACGTACAGCTTCGGTACGCCCGCCATCTACGTCGGCACCACAGCGCTGCTGCTCGCCCTCGCCCTGCCCTTCCACCGGAAGGTCCCGCGCCGGGTGCGCTACGGCTGGACGCTGCTCGCCGTCGCCGTCGCGCTGTCGTTCCAGTGGGGCCCGACCCACCTCCTCTGGCACGCCTTCTCCACCCCGAACGGCAGCTCGTACCGCCAGACCTTCGTGCTCTGCGGGATGCTGGTGATCGCCGCGTGGCACGCGCTGGCGTACGGCCCTCCCGGCCGCCGCGCGTTGGCCGCGGCGGGCGGACTGCTGGCGCTGATCATCGCCGTCGCGAGCCGCAGCGCGCTGACGGACCGCTCCTTCGTCCTGCCGCTCACCCTGCTCGCCGCCGCGGGCGCCCTGTGCGGGCTGGTGCTGCTCGCCCGCCACGACAGTGGGCGCAAGACGGTACTCGCCGGACTGGCCGTGACCCTGCTCATCGGCACGCAGGTCGGTGAGGCCACCGCCACCTCCGCCGTCGCCACCCGGCTGCGCTTCGGGCACCTCGACGACTACGCGCCCTGGGGACCGCGGCAGCAGCAACAGGCGGACGCGATCGCCGAGGCCGACGGCTGGCCCAAGTACCGGACCGACCCGGGCCGGGAGCAGACCGTCGGCAACGACCCGCTGATGGTGGGCGGTCAGGGCGCCCAGTACTACAGCAGCCTGACCTCCGACGTCCTCAGCCGCACGCTCATCGCCCTCGGAGACGGCTACACCTCGCGCGGCCGCAACATCCAGAGCCTGGACAACGCCGTCACGGACGCGATCTTCTCCGTCGGCGCACGGGTGCACTCACCGCCGGACCCGCATCAGGGCTGGTTCCCGCAGGACGGCACCAAGGTGACCGTGTCCCGGGAGGACGTGCCGCCCCTGGTGACGGTGCGGCCGACCGCCGGCGCGAACGTCTCCGCCTTCGGGCCGTCGCCGTACCGCAACCAGGAACTGCTGCTGGGCGCCCGGGTCTACACCGTGCCGCCCATCACGGTCCGCACCCCCGCCGGGAAGCCGCCGCCGCGCAGCTCCGACAGCCGATCTGGCCTGCGGGTCAACGGTCCCGGCAGGTCGACGATCACCGCCACCTGCCAGGCCGGCAGCGAGGCGTACCTCTGGGCCCCGCACTTCTCGGGCACCGCGAGCATCACCGGGGCGCAGACCCCCGGGCGGTTCCGCTCCGACCCCGGCACCAAGATCGCTGCGATAGAGCCCCTTGGCACGGTCCCGGCGTCCGGACGGCTCCGCATCGAACTGTCCCCGAACCGGCCGGGCGTCGTCCCCGAGGGCGCGGTCGGCTGCCTGGACACCGGGCGCCTGCGCGCCGCCGTCGACCAGCTGAAAGCCACCGGCGCCACGAAGGTGTCCGTCTCCGACGGCACGATCCGCGCCGAACTGCCGCCCGGCAGCAAGGGAACCGCGGTCGTCGCGGCCCCGCGCATCGCCGGCTGGCGCTGTGCGGCGGGTGACGCCGACGCCGTACCCGCGAAGCAGTACTACGGCCTGATCGCCGTCCCCCTGGACGGCTCCTCGACCAGTCTCACCTGCACATTCCATACACCGGGCCTGCGCCTGGGCGGAGCCGTCGGCGCCGCCTCCCTGCTGACCCTCATCGCCCTCAGCGTCCTCGCCGCGGTCAGACGACGGCGCGCACACCACCACCCGAGCGCATGA